The sequence below is a genomic window from Lolium perenne isolate Kyuss_39 chromosome 7, Kyuss_2.0, whole genome shotgun sequence.
CTTAATGGAGTACCCCTAGTGTACGTAGCTCTGGAATGGGTTTTTTTTGGTGTGCAGTGTGCTGCTATAGCTGAGGTTTTATATACTCCCAAAGACAGGAGTATAGAGCTAGAGAAGATGGAATTGGAAAGGACAAGCACAGGAGATCGATCGGTGGAATACTTGAATGGGAGGGGCATTGCCATGTCTGCTTGCCTCCATCGGCCAAACAGAGGCAGGTTTGGTGTACTCAATACACATGCGCTACGTAGATCATTGGTGTTTCTCAATCCTGCAATCAAAAGGCAAAGTTTTTACCATTAAGCACCAGAAGCTAGAGAAAGATCTTGCAAGTAGCAATATATGATGTCAAATTAGCATATTATAGAATTGCATTTCATGCTACAACGTTTTTCGATAAAGTTGGTAATGTTTTAAAAAAGAGTTAGGATAACAACTTATTCACAGATCGGAGGGTGTACTTTCTATTAATCTTTGCACATGGAGGCCTAATATGTTTTCTAAAAGGACGGTGAAAATTGCACAAAGCACCAAGATTTAATGTCATTGTTGCACAAAACACAAAAATCAAACCCCTTTTTCGGATGACCCTAGTTTTCTGTCTAATAAGTTGCAGCTAGCCCAAGTAGAGAATTTAGAGACTTAAAAGTACATCTGACATGTGGCCTATAGTTTTCTTAATGTATACCATAATTATATAACCAATTTTAAAAGCAGGCATCAAGCAACCATTCTCAGGAGTTGTTGTCAGGATGATAATCTTAATCTGTTTTTTAATATCTTGTTTACTTAGCTTAGTTTTATTTTACTACTATATATCAATATGAAAATCATACAAAAATATTTTACATTGCTACTACTAGTATTGGTCAAAATCAGCATATACCAGGTATCTCGTGGGTCTTGTTGTCCATATTGTCGCAATAAAGAAACATAGTTTATTATTGTATCATCAATATATGTTTTAAGATAGAACCTATATGAGAGAATAAGAAAATCTGGAACAAAAACCAGGAATAATTTTCTTGGGAAAAAAGAAATTTCAGTTATCATCAAAATTAAATTAAGGGTATTTTAATTAAAGAAACATGGATGCTTATTTTTTCTATTCCTAATTTCTGCTTTGATTTTTTAGGGGCATGACCAAGCAATAAGGCATTGACTACAAGTCACTTATCCCGGTTCCAATATGGGTGCTGCCTGACCGATAAATACTTAGTTTCTAATGTATTCTAGATTTTTTTTTTCATGACAAATCTAGTAACACAACTTCTAGCTAAGGAATCCAAATAGGTATTATATAGTTTATTTCATGATGAATCTAATTACATTGATTTGGTATTATGGAAGCTGATAATTTTTTATAAACTTGGTCAATATTTATAGTGTTTTAGCCCTACTTagtacaaagactatatttcgaCATGAAGTACTTATTTTTTTGCAACGAATGTAGGAAGTACTTATTATATTGTTGTTACTACTAATTTTTCTCCTAATGCATGATATAgttctaatttttttattttatttaaacCATGATAGATGATTGTTGTCAATTTGTTCATGAAGTTTTCAATTGTGAATTTGAATGGATCTGTATATGCATCTTTTTTTTCGTACGATATGGTCTAGTTCACGGTTGACAGTGATTGACCTACATGGAGTACCATTATATATCTTCCTCCCATTCTGTATATCTCACCTCCAGTGGCGATCCATAGTTATCTTGTTGTTGCCACCACCATCCCCTCCTTCTCCGGTCCAATCAAGCCTTCCCTTTGAAATTCTCAGGTTCTAGTCAATTATTTGCACCCTTACCAATGAATGTTATTTTACCGGAACCAGTACTTCGCGGCATATTTTTCTCCATTGATTGCATCTATGAATCAAATTCGTAGATGCTACATCTAAGACATGAATCTAAGAGCATGCATCAATGGAGAAAATGCACCGGCAGATAACGGTTTGGTAGAAATTCTGGATTGGCACCCTTAAACCTCTATTTGTTTTCGAAATGGGGTATACCCAGTCTCTGCATCAACAGATGCACACAACCTTTTATTAACAGTGTATCAGAATATCATAGTTTACAAACCACGGATACAAATCATGGATCAGAGAGGTTCGATACAAATATCAgccatctgaaacaaaagcatacacTATTGACTCTAAACATATTGTAATCTACTAATGGGTACCCGGTAGAAAAATATTCTCTGCAACCATCAGCAGCCGGTTGCACCCTTAAACCTCTAAATAGATGTTGGTCTCCATCTTGCACACGATCACCATCTCTGCTGTCATCATCGGCACCAACTCGCAAGGCCATCACCAAAGAGGAAGAATGAGAGGGGAAGAAGAGATCTTAATGAGAAATAATCGAGGGTGACTGGTTGAGCATGCCAGAAATAAAACAGTCAAACTGTTGTCCGTTGGTATATATCTGGGAGCAGCGTACGCGGCAGCGCATGTAAGTTGACGGCAATATCATATTCCAGCGATATGCTTGCTTTCTCGGTGTGCAGGCATGTAAGCTaacctttttatttctttttcagtGGAGGCACGTAAGCTAACAAAGCCTGCATGTACATGTTCCCCTTGAAAGGCTTTTATACCAGTGATGTATGCGCGCTTTGCCTACTTCAGCCGTCGACTAATGTCCCGCTGTAAGCTACATCTTCTTTCGATAAAAGATGTTGTATTAATTAAGAAAAAGTTAAGCAATACATCAGGCCTCTGCATAATTGAGATATATACAGATGTTTAACATCCAAAGCGAAAACAAGACCTTAATACAAGTAATCAACTGAGACAATGTATTGATGCCTAAGAACGTGGAGGACGAATCCCGAGATTACATTGCTACCCATGTTGAGAAATAAATTTCTTTGTCGTATCCTCCAAACGTGTAGACATTTCCGTAAAAAAGTTACGGTTGTCCACATGCTATAGAGACAGCTACAATCGCGTATCCTCCAAACGTGGCGCGTTTACTGGTGCAAGCAGCTCCGGCGGGCCGAGCCCATTGTTTTTGTATCCCTAAGTGACCTGCCCATGCatgatgcatgcatgcacaaaaccACCGGAGCTTTTCTGCCGCTGCCTCTAAGCATCGCTTTGGGAGTGCTAATTTTAGCTATGTATCATCGGACGGACGGTCATGGAGTTAGAGGGAGAAAGGAGCAGCTAATAAACTAAGCCATGCATGAAGCACTAGCTCGTAGTGGTGAGTGGTGACTCCTCCTAGACTCCTAGCTAGTCCTGCCACGGACGCAGCACACCATCGCTGGATCGGTGCTGCGTGCTCTCGCGACGTCGGAGGCAAAGGTAAATTTCATAACTAAAGTGTAAAGGGAAGCACTGATGTCATGGTTGGGGAAGCTATTGTGATTAGCCGAGGAGGTGCTAACAAAAGTAGGATCTGTCACTGACTCTACGATCGAGCTTATCATATTTCCTTCCCCCAACTCAAACTCATGAAGAGCTGAGATCGTTCCATACCTCTTCATATGCTTAATTACTAAAGGGTACTCTTTGATATGTTTGAGTTTAGGGAGAATGGGTTGTACTAGATCAAACACTTTCATATATCTAAACACGTTTTAGTGTGTAAATACATGCGACAAAACTACGACATTTATCTTCGAACGGATTGAGTATATCTCTCTGTGGGTCCCTGATGCTATAATAGAAACGCTCGTACTACTATAGGTTATTTACGAAGATCAACTTGACGCAAAGAGTTACCATGAAATAGCTTTTGTCTTCCTCTACTTCGTATCAACAGTCAACACTCAACCATAGAGGGAGACATGGCAACGGAGAAAGCTGAGCTGTTCCATCTAGTAGACAATGAAATTATTCCGTTCCACGAATTTTATCGATCGCACTATCCTACGAATGTTTTCCTTGAAATTCCAGGAATTTAGAAGTTTTTTATATTGCGTTGTTAAATATTTTTTCTTCGCCAAAGTTATAGGAGTCGCTTTGTGTGGTTTGTAAGGTAAGATCAATGGTCTTATTTTATTCAAATTTGACTAAGCTTCTTATCCGAGATTCCCAAGTTTCACCACACTTTACTTTTTTTTTTAGCAACGATCCAACTTTATTGACTAATTTAACAAAATATATCGGATTGAACAAACTGACACAAGACGATCAGTAAAGACCTGTGGAAAAACTAAAATTTACATCAGCTCATCAAGGTTCTTCGATGTTGTCTAGAGCTTCACCTTTAGCATCTCGATATCCAAGCATAACTCTAGTCAAGAAATGCTGCAGAAGCTAGACTAGGTTTTGAATTGCTGTATGCGAAGCCCGGCCCACTATGACCGGTAATGTACAACAAGTTGGAAAGATGTTAGTTAAGTCGTTGCTTTGATGGAGTATTGCCGAGGAAGAAGGTCGGAAGCACAAAAAACCGATACTAGAGAACACATGGCCATACCACGGTTGGCATCACCATCGCTGCCACCACTGCCAAAACAAGCTGAAGCACCATACGAGAAATTGTGGAATCGAGATCCATTGATCCACAGGTGCAGAACACTACGACCCCTTCAGTTTCAACCTTTCTGGCCACAACCGCACTAAGACAGGAAACTATGTACATCGTCGAGAGGTCGCCCACAAGGACACGAAGACATGGCTTGTTAGAAACTAAATTGCAATTTGACGTTGATCAGTGGTAACCCCCCCCCCTCCTAGCCCATTCAAGATATTTTTCCAGTTAGGCCAATCAAAACCTGGCAAAATGTCAGCCCGTTCCAGGCTAGAGTCCCCCGGAGTAGGCCCGTCCCAGCCCACTACGCCTCCCACTAGGCCCGGTGACTTCGGAACAGCAACCGAGCCGGGCTGGGCTCTCTtgtcgttcttcttcttcttcttgcactCCAAGAAGAGCAGAGCTCCCGCTGGTGAGTGCTAGTTTACATAGCCCCTCTCCCTCTTGGCCGCGCTCCTTGTCCGTATCGAGAGCGAGACGAGTTCACGGCGGAGCAGCGCAGAGAGGACCCGAAGAGGAGAGAGAACGAGTCCACGAGGTGACCCCGGTTCCTCCCAGAGCGGCCATGGCGAGGTTCGATCCGTACGAGAACAACGGCGGCACGTGCGTGGCCGTCGCGGGGGCCGACTACTGCGTCGTCGCCGCTGACACCCGCCTCTCCGTCGGATACAGCATCCTCTCCCGCCGCCACTCCAAGATCGCGCACCTGTACGTCATGCTCCCGCCTCCGCCTTCATCCTTTTGCTCTCTCTTCCCTTCACATAGTCGACGGTAGGGCTTGGGGCCGTGGGGGTAAACCAGGATGTTCGGCGATGCAGTCCTTGCGTATGGATGGGCTCGCGAGTTTTAGCTTCCTGGTAAACACTGTGGCTGTACGCCTCTACATGTTCTGCTGCAACCTCTGTTATACAGTTCGTCTGACAGTTAGCAGCTGCTGCAATTCCATCCTGACAGTTAGCAGCAACTGCAAATCCATATTCTGTTGCTGAAAGTTTGGGAGCGCTTCGAGAAGTTGTTGTACTAGTTACGATTGATAATCCATTTAATCTACCTATACTTCAAATCGTATGCCATGTAAACGGGCTTTGTCAATTTGATGGCAAATTAGTCCAACTTTCAGAAGAAACTGTTGCTGTACACAGAAGTATACTTCTGCTGGAACCAACTCAGTATGCTGCTAAACACGGAGAGTATCCTGATCTGAAAGCTTTGCCACATTGGTGAATGGATGTGCTCACGTTGTTCTCTCTGCTTACTTTAGAATAAGGGCGGACAAATGCGTGTTGGCCTCGTCTGGATTTCAAGGCGATATCAAAGCTTTGCAGAAGAACCTGTCCGCAAAGGAACTGGTAAGTCTGATAGCGTACTGAGATCCTAAGCCATCTATCTATAAGATGTGTCCGCGGTTACCCACTCTTACTTTTACTGGCTTCTATGCACACTTGCAACAATACTCCATCACAAATTATCTCGAAACTGGGATCCAAGTGTCCAACGTTCTGCTTTTATATTAACTTGAATTATCATCACCATGATGTTAAAGATTGTATGTGCTTGCATGGTCCTTTGTTCACTTCCGATCATTACGACAATGACAATGTAGCTGCTAGATTGCCTCCTTATTTGAACAGATACAGTATCTGTTCATATGAGACTGCAGACCATATATGGGTAACAGTTATGTAATCCTGAATCATAATAGCACAAGTTTATCATGTCCCATGTTTGTGTACTTTGTAGTTGTATGAACACAACCATAACAAGAAGATGAGCTGCCCTGCAATGGCACAATTGCTGTCAAACACCCTCTACTATAAGAGATTCTTCCCATACTATGCTTTCAATGTGTTGGGTGGACTGGACAGCGAAGGTATGACTCGGGTTATTTTCTAATTACATTGAATTGAATCGCTCAGTGGTGATCATGAGTctgagcatttcttttccttccacAGGTAAAGGATGTGTCTTCACGTATGATGCTGTTGGGTCGTATGAGAGGACCGGCTATAGTGCTCAGGGAACAGGTGCAGCGCTCATGATGCCTGTTCTAGACAAGCAGTTGAAATCTCCTAGTCCTCTAATACTGCCGGCTCGGGTGAGTTTGTAAGACTCAACTGCTAATAATGGCTGGCATGCTAGGCTTATTTGAAGCTACAATATAACCATGCTACTGCTAACTAAGGTCATTAGAAATTTGTGGAAGTTGCCCAGAAAAAATGCTTCAAATCCAAATGCATTATTTCTCCAATGATATTAGATGGTGACAACATGGTCCAATTTCTTAAGATTGAGATAAGgtgtggtatcatctgcaatcttCAATATAGTAGGATTTAGACCTTTGTCGGCTCATCTGTACGAGTTCACGAACATAAACGGGAATGTTTCATGCTCAGTGACCCAGGTGCCACACGGGTGTGCAAATCTACGGACCTATCAGCATGCAAAAATAATATTTAGTACAGTAAAAAATTCTGGTGCGAGTTGCCATGTAAATACATTTGACGTTTCACAACTCTAAACGCCATGCTAATTATGCAGGATGCAGTGACACCCTTGTCTGAATCAGATGCAGTTGATCTGGTGAAGGACGTTTTCGCATCAGCCACAGAACGAGATATATACACTGTATGATGTTTCCTTGCCCTTAGATGCTAATGATTGCTACTGTCTAAATCTGACTCAAATACCATTGTTCTATGAAACTTTGCAGGGAGATAGTTTGGAAATCATAGTCATCAACAGCTCCGGCACCCGCAGGGACTGGATTGAGCTAAGGAAGGACTAGTGTGATGGTAATATGGTATACTTGTGAAATAACATTACCATTACTCCATTTATCACGAAGCATCACTTATTGCCACAGACCAAGATTTTATTTTCGCCTCAGATTTAATTTATTTTCTGTTTGTTCACTGTTGTAAGATTGGCTATGCAGACAGTGTCTTGTGTCATAATAAGCTACTACACTACTTACTACGCTCAGTTTGGAATTACATACCGAATCACTTATAAGTTGAACACAGATGAATTGTGGAACTTGATATGCCAGCAGAAAATGATCATAGGACAGCAGAACTGAACTTTCTCCGATGAAAAGATGGAGAAAGAACAGACTACACATAAAACATTGAGTCGAACATACTACTAACCTCTAGATATTAAACCAATCAGGAGTTGGTCGTGTAATGTACTCTGACCAGCTAATAGGACATGAGGCGAGTCCTTCCTACTCAATGCCAATAGCTCTGCTGCAACCAGATTTGATGCACCTCTTTTCCCTTCTGAATTTCGATGGAAATTGATAAAGAAACAAGAGAATGCAGAACTCATCCATTTGCCAAACTTGCTCAACGTGAAGTGAATCTGCACTGATGATCAAGCCAGAAGAACACCTCTAGTGACTGCGTTGAAGATTTCCGCGTACCCAATCATGCCAATCAATATGGGTTCCTCGCTGTCGTCGCCTTCTGTGACCCAGAGGTGTGTGGCCCTGTGCGCCAGCATCTGAGCCATCACAGCAGCAAGAGAGCTTGTCGTTTTGCAGGTCAGCACTATGTTCTTCCGGTGACTTGGCACCATCTGGCTTGCAAAGCTGGCCGAGAACCCAATTTTCCTGCTGCTGAATCTCATAGACCTTGGAGAAGGCACAATGTCATTCTCCACCTCCCCCCTCCTTGCACGGATACCGGTGCCACTTGCAGATGCTGGCGCTGCTCCATTCTCGTCGATGCCAGTGGCGAAGTGCAGTGCTGAGAGCCTTGCCATTGCATCTGCAGCAGCCGAATAATCACGCTTCCACAGCTTATGAGCAGATATCTCACCTAGAATTACGTGTGCTCCATCTTTGTTGGTCTGCACAACGGCGACGACGCGTGGGTCGGAGGGTATCTTCCAGATAGCCTCGATAGTCGGCGAGGAGGCTTCGACGTGGCAGTAGCTACGGCTGATGGCTCCAAGAGAGGAGATTGACAGCAATGGTATCGGCGCAAGGGCACCAAGGCAGTTGATGAGGAAGCGAATGATGTCTTCTCGTGTCAGGCAGCAGTACTTGTCATAGGCAAAcgtcgatgatgacggcgaccttCTGATTGTCTGGGGTGTAGCTGCGCGGGGTGTTCCGGTGATCTTCAGCGGAGCTTTGTAGAATGGCGCAAAGGGCTGCTTGCTGACGGCGCATCCATCTGTGATGTGCTTGCGGACAAGTACGCGCTTTGCCCCCTGCTTCATCAGCTCCACTACCTCGATCAACCTTTGAATGGAATTGATTTGGCGTTAGCTTTCCAAAATTCAGAACTACAGTATAATGGATATTTTACATGAATGCTAATTTCCCCTACAGACTTAGGCATCATCGTACTACAGTAGGCAAAAGCTTGGGGCCAAGATACCAGTTGATTCCAAGGTTATGGAAACTAAGGCCAACCTCAATACGAAAAACTGATTCAAGCCACGTTAGCTGATTGGTGTCTGGACCAAACAATCTGAGCACAACAACAAACAGTAGCATTCACATTTTCAACAATTCTAATTGATGTAAGAAATGGGCACGAACATAATACTGCCTATATAGTGTAATGCAAAGACGATGATTTTCTACTCGTTGAAAGTACAATAACATGCCAAACATGGGAGTTTATACTGCTGGAAAAAAAAAGATAGCAAGAACATTGCCGTGCCCTGACCTGGCGTCGGGCTCGACCTCGCGGACGACGGCCTGCTCCCGCGGCACCACGTCGCCGGCGGGCGTCTTCATCGCGGAGGCGTCGGTGCCTCCTCCCGCGCGGTGGGAGGCCAGGAATGCGACGACGTCGAGCGAGCTGAGCAGCCCGACGACGGTGGCCGCGGCCGGCGCCAGCGGCGAGGCGCCCTCGCGCCAGACGGCGACGGCGGCATCCGGCGACGACGGGATGGCCGCGGCCGCCGCGGAGAGCGGCGCGGACGCCGGGACGCCCGCGAGCGCCGGCTTGCCGGCCGTGAGGtcgaaggcggcggcgcggaggaacACAATGTGGGCCATCCGCCTCCGCCCGATGATGCCACGCGCGCGCGGGATGTTGACCTCCCGTTCTGGTCGACATTCCGTCCCGTGCCGTTTTGTCTCTCGAGTCGGACGGAATCTAAACTCGGGCGGGGCGCAGATTTGCAGGAGAAGGATGACACGCGTCCTCGTCTGAGATGAATGTAAACTTCTCCAGCGTGCCAACGTGGTGCCCGCGCGTCCGACGTCGTCGAcatcatgattttttttttttgcgcgtGGCCCCTCGCTCTCCATGCCTAAAACGGTTTTATTTTTGAAGCGGCAGTAATTTGCAGCGGATTTTATTACTTACCCCCAATCATAATATCACTTGCAAGAATTTTtcgtactccctccaatccaatgAAATGCAGCTTGTTTCAAGAATGTGTTTCCACGTGATTCACTAGTGTAATTGCTCAGATTGCTTATTGGTTAAATGTTTGATCTAATCTCTAGATACGAGGTCAACGAGACTTAAAACACAGAAGAGCAGGAATGCTGTTGCGAGTTGCGGCTGAGATTTTCAGTAGAAAAAAAGGGTGGGCACATATGATGTTAAAGCTGCAGGATGAGAAGAGAAGTTGAATTACAAGAAAAAAGGCAGTAGGATCGGAGTAAGAGGTTTATAAGAGTACATGAAaaaacaagtcaggtggaggtttGAATGATGAGGGAACATCTTTGTAATAAAATTTGTCTATTTTTGTTCTAACTCTTTTGCTTGTCAAGTTGGAGTTAGGTTCCTTTAGGGTATAGAGGTTTTTTGTTTCTAAAGTTTGTTGAGGCATGTGTGGAAATTTTTGGCTCTTGTTGAAGTCCATTGCTACATTATGTTTACCTGGTTTCTTTAATAAAATCGAGGGCTTTTGGGCCCCTTAATTCGAAGAAAAGTACTCCATCCAATCTCTTTTAACCGACTCGTATTTAATACAAACTTTATACTCTAAAAGAGATCGGTGAGTACTAAAAAAACTCTAGCTAATTCAATGAGTCCCCCACTTCATCTTTCTTGGGAATATTTGAACTCTGCTTTACCAATTGAAGGTACCGGGTCAACACAGTAGGCAAAGACCGCGGAAGAACCATACCACCACACTTCTTTCCTTTGTTGGTTCTTGTCAGCCTATGAGTTTAGTTTTTAAGGAGAGCGAAATAGGCTATATTTACTCAGTTGCAAAGGGTCCTCGAGGTTGGGAAAGGCATTGAGACGTGTTTTCTTTTTGTTAAATAGCTTCTGTCGGTAGGGAAAAGGAGGCATATGATTCTGGTTGGGAACGGAAAGTTGATTCTCATCGGACCGGGGAGAGATAAAATAATTGATGTTGGCGGGCACGCTCCAGACGCCTTGAAACCCCTAGATAGGGGCAGAGGTCGATGTTTAATAAATATGTtgatgttattgttgttgttgtttggcTGGCTACTAGGAGCTATTAGAGGAAGGGGTTTCTAAGGTCTGACCATAGGGCCCTGATTCGAGTCGATGGACAATGGTGAGGTCGATGTAGAAAACGGTCCCACAACCTAATTTTAGCTAGGAGCTTCTTGTCATATTGATATGCATTTACAATGATTGGTAACTTGTATAGACTTGGGTGACTTTTTGTATATGCATTCGTAATCGGGTGTACACATGTTCCCTACCTCACACATGTACACATGTGTTCGGCGAAGCCAGCACCCGGCAACCTGGAGTATCCGCCGGTCTCGATGGTGAGTTTCTGCTCATGGATGGATCATGTACCAGATTTTACAGCTCGTGTCTGCGTACTTTGTTCGGGCAATAAATTATCTGCCCTTACGCATGGGGCCTAGTAGATTCACTATTattgcaaacatgattaataatctgacAAAGTCATGAATGCTAAACATTAgactcactatcattgcaaacatgattaataatttgagtacataactatgacaaagataagcggaacaagcctccgcacttatGACCTTTTCCAATAAATTGGCCATATTTAaaaattacaactttattggactcaaaaaccGACTAAAACCATCTCGATGTAAAAAGCGACCCGCTGATGAGATTCTCACTGGTGGAGGGAACGTGCTGACATTCTTCAGCTGCACGTGAGGCGTTTCCCATCCGCATGGAAGAATTCCTTGCGACCTGATAATAAGAAACATGGAAACATCAGACATACATGTGTATTGGTACTTGTATCAATCAACTAATCAAGAGAGTTACATACCGAACCGACATTAGGAAAAATATTGtacccaacgtccttcatctcGGTATCACCACCAATAACAATATTTTGCGGTATTGCCACTATTCCCATGCTTGTCATAGCGATTGGGGGAATTAGGAGCCCAATGATCAAAATCATCACAGATGTGGCAAGGCCTTGTCTTCTTATCATTCTTCTTAATGAATTTGATTGAGTATGAGGCCTTGTTCTTGACATTAAACTTGTCTTTGTCTTCAGATTTGTTCTCATTCTTGAACTTGTGGGATTGGAAGTGTTTCTTTTGTACCACATTGGCACCAGAATATCCTTCAAATCCTTGAGCATGTGTGTCATAtgctctcgccttctcttccacatgaagagATCCAATAAGATCCAAAccggaaaactcttgtctcttatgtttaAGAGAAGTAGCAAAGTTTCTCCACAAAAaaggaagcttggcaataatgtCACCACCCACAAACTTTTCTGGTAAGGTACACTTAAAGTTCTCAAGTTCTTTGGCAAGTGAATGTATCTCATGAGCCTTCTCAATAACGGAGCGCTCATTAGTCATCTTatagtcatagtattgctccatggCATACAATTTAGTGCTAGCGTCCGAAAACCCAAATTTGGCCTCTAGCGCACCCCCACGCGTCCTTACCATGATGAAACATCATGTATGGATAAACAATGTTTTCCTCAAGAATATTGAAAAGAGCCGCCTTAAACATGACGTCTACTTTCTCGTAAGCTTCCTCCCGAGCAGCAGAAAGCCAACCCTCAGATTTTCCAAGAGTGTTGCTATAGCAGTTCATGTTACGAAACCATAGAACTGATCGCTTGTGCCATCTCTTATAATGTGAACCATCAAACTGAGGCGTCCAAGTATCAGCATTCAGCAACGCCACTTGAATTCATTTACCTATAATCAGATTTTTAgattgttgaatatataagcaaattaCCATATAATTTAATTTGAATAAACAATTGACAAAACATGATTACATAAACAACAAGTAAACTGAACATGCAGGTCAGCTATGTAGAAGAATAAATTGCATCTAGACAAGATGAACCGATTGCATCTATCACAGAAACTAGAACTAGAAATTCTAGTAAAAATAGAAAAGGCAGAATCACATACGGTCCAGCGTTGGCTGCCGCAGCAGCAGCGATtggcggcggagcagcagcgTCGGTGTTGTCTACCATGTTGAGGCTGCCGAAGAGCTCATCAACGTCCGGGAAGAAGTCATCGTTGGAGAACTCGTCGTCGAATGATGTTGTGTTGTCAGAAGTCGGACGCAAACGCTCCCCAAAAACATGTTTGCCCATCACACATACAACTCTATGAGAGTCAGGGTTATAGAGGCCTACTGTCCCATCGTCCGGTGCATTCCAAAAGgatgggatgaggaagacgaaggtggCAGCGCAAGATTGTAGAAAGAGGCAGTCCCATATGTGATTCGTACAGACTAGGGTTCGCGTCCGAGTTTATATAGTGTGGTTCGGGAAGATCGTGGACGCACATCCCACGTTCAAGTCAGCACATCCATGATCCAGAAAAACCAGAATGAAACGGCTACGTTAATGTGTCCGTTAATGACTCGTAATGAATAACACAACTAACAACAGAA
It includes:
- the LOC127316628 gene encoding proteasome subunit beta type-1 isoform X1, with the protein product MARFDPYENNGGTCVAVAGADYCVVAADTRLSVGYSILSRRHSKIAHLIRADKCVLASSGFQGDIKALQKNLSAKELLYEHNHNKKMSCPAMAQLLSNTLYYKRFFPYYAFNVLGGLDSEGKGCVFTYDAVGSYERTGYSAQGTGAALMMPVLDKQLKSPSPLILPARDAVTPLSESDAVDLVKDVFASATERDIYTGDSLEIIVINSSGTRRDWIELRKD
- the LOC127316627 gene encoding CBS domain-containing protein CBSX6; the encoded protein is MAHIVFLRAAAFDLTAGKPALAGVPASAPLSAAAAAIPSSPDAAVAVWREGASPLAPAAATVVGLLSSLDVVAFLASHRAGGGTDASAMKTPAGDVVPREQAVVREVEPDARLIEVVELMKQGAKRVLVRKHITDGCAVSKQPFAPFYKAPLKITGTPRAATPQTIRRSPSSSTFAYDKYCCLTREDIIRFLINCLGALAPIPLLSISSLGAISRSYCHVEASSPTIEAIWKIPSDPRVVAVVQTNKDGAHVILGEISAHKLWKRDYSAAADAMARLSALHFATGIDENGAAPASASGTGIRARRGEVENDIVPSPRSMRFSSRKIGFSASFASQMVPSHRKNIVLTCKTTSSLAAVMAQMLAHRATHLWVTEGDDSEEPILIGMIGYAEIFNAVTRGVLLA
- the LOC127316628 gene encoding proteasome subunit beta type-1 isoform X2, which produces MARFDPYENNGGTCVAVAGADYCVVAADTRLSVGYSILSRRHSKIAHLADKCVLASSGFQGDIKALQKNLSAKELLYEHNHNKKMSCPAMAQLLSNTLYYKRFFPYYAFNVLGGLDSEGKGCVFTYDAVGSYERTGYSAQGTGAALMMPVLDKQLKSPSPLILPARDAVTPLSESDAVDLVKDVFASATERDIYTGDSLEIIVINSSGTRRDWIELRKD